Proteins from a single region of Punica granatum isolate Tunisia-2019 chromosome 8, ASM765513v2, whole genome shotgun sequence:
- the LOC116187147 gene encoding small nuclear ribonucleoprotein SmD1a-like — protein sequence MKLVRFLMKLNNETVSIELKNGTVVHGTITGVDISMNTHLKTVKLTLKGKNPVTLDHLSVRGNNIRYYILPDSLNLETLLVEETPRVKPKKPTAGKPLGRGRGRGRGRGRGRGR from the exons ATGAAGCTCGTCAG GTTCTTGATGAAGCTCAACAACGAGACCGTGTCCATTGAGCTCAAGAACGGGACCGTCGTTCATGGCACCATCACAG GCGTTGATATCAGCATGAACACACATCTGAAGACAGTTAAACTTACTCTGAAGGGAAAGAATCCAGTAACACTCGACCACTTGAGTGTGAGGGGCAACAACATCCGCTACTACATCCTCCCCGACAGTTTGAACCTTGAGACTTTACTGGTAGAAGAGACACCGAGGGTCAAGCCCAAGAAGCCCACTGCTG GGAAGCCTCTGGGACGAGGTCGGGGCCGTGGACGTGGCCGTGGACGAGGGCGTGGCCGTTAA
- the LOC116188915 gene encoding uncharacterized protein LOC116188915 has translation MGKNVLRNDDEVGEEDNLEVYDVDGQEDYFEYEGTEHVDSGVYWNSECIFNEDAEGHLDEEEEHIDEGSDLENGEHIVVSLSPTTADMVISSDEEQGYISEELVDNCISDDDKGDDELGKYPEFDENATFGEVQLELQMLFPNLTMFKKAVTDYNVSIGRVFKFVKNDNERVRAKCRSEGCKWEIYCSWSNEVKTFKVKKFVEPHTCARGFKNKQANKKWLAAQLVDELRSYPTMSAHDAFEWFKRYRGIHVDDYQIYRAMRLARKIVEGSEKLQYQKLWDYCEELRRRNPNSTFGLKVHRPTLELPPTFDRLYICFNANVQGFKAGCRPLIGLDECFLKGYYGGQLLSAVAQDGNQHFYVIAVAVVEQESRDTWSWFLTNFLGDIGQYSDNGWNFISDQQKGLKLALEELCPGAPHRNCVLHIWRNFYNKFKNMELTKQLWKCARSTTMVEFEHNMMIMKRMNEDAWAWLKRFKPDSWSKAGFSDYPKNDNLLNNTCEQFNSKIVKFRGKPIITMLEEIRCYLMGKMNKHRLRANSFVGPIYPVAQSRLDKFRKDSSYWTPEWVGDADGYKFQVWKRPQCKVVDLGAGTCSCRMWQLTGILCAHAIACMAYNNLEPEKYVHAWYSTERWRATYVPYIEPITSESDWHHTELLPIEPPAFKRPSGRPKQKRRQSQGEASNSVNSSNATRKYGETHCSRCGEAGHNIRRCTNEATNDALNRRGNRRTTRGPNASDSQVEAPLGPSGPIVGSQDSIILGPSVPVSLGSIRSASHSSAQVD, from the exons ATGGGCAAGAATGTACTGAG GAATGATGATGAGGTTGGTGAGGAGGATAATCTTGAAGTATATGATGTAGATGGGCAGGAAGATTATTTTGAGTATGAAGGTACTGAACATGTTGATTCAGGGGTTTACTGGAATTCAGAATGCATATTTAATGAGGATGCTGAAGGTCATttggatgaagaagaagagcataTTGATGAAGGATCAGATCTCGAAAATGGAGAGCATATAGTTGTCAGCTTATCACCAACGACAGCAGATATGGTCATCTCCAGTGATGAAGAACAAGGTTATATTTCAGAAGAGTTAGTGGACAACTGTATATCTGATGATGACAAGGGTGATGACGAGTTGGGAAAGTACCCCGAGTTTGATGAGAATGCCACGTTTGGGGAGGTTCAATTAGAGTTACAAATGTTATTCCCAAACTTAACTATGTTCAAGAAAGCTGTGACAGATTATAATGTATCAATAGGAAGGGTGTTCAAATTTGTGAAGAATGACAACGAAAGGGTTAGGGCAAAGTGTAGATCGGAAGGGTGCAAATGGGAGATCTACTGTTCTTGGAGTAATGAGGTGAAAACTTTCAAAGTAAAGAAGTTCGTGGAGCCACATACTTGTGCTAGGGGGTTCAAAAACAAGCAAGCTAATAAGAAGTGGTTGGCTGCTCAGCTTGTTGATGAATTAAGATCATACCCGACAATGTCAGCACATGATGCTTTTGAGTGGTTTAAAAGGTATAGAGGTATTCACGTAGATGACTATCAAATATATAGAGCAATGAGATTAGCCAGAAAAATTGTAGAGGGATCTGAGAAGTTGCAATATCAAAAATTGTGGGACTACTGTGAGGAATTGAGGAGGCGGAATCCTAATTCTACATTTGGTTTGAAAGTACATAGACCTACTCTAGAGTTGCCACCAACATTTGATAGGCTATACATTTGCTTTAATGCAAATGTTCAGGGGTTTAAAGCAGGATGCAGACCCCTCATTGGGCTGGATGAGTGTTTTCTAAAGGGATATTATGGAGGACAATTACTGTCTGCTGTTGCTCAAGATGGCAATCAACATTTTTATGTGATTGCAGTAGCTGTTGTTGAGCAAGAAAGTAGGGATACATGGAGTTGGTTTTTGACAAATTTTCTTGGGGATATTGGACAATACAGTGATAATGGTTGGAATTTTATATCAGATCAACAGAAG GGTTTGAAATTGGCTTTGGAGGAATTATGTCCTGGTGCTCCACATAGGAATTGTGTATTGCACATATGGAGGAACTTCTACAACAAATTCAAGAACATGGAACTAACCAAACAACTTTGGAAATGTGCAAGAAGTACTACAATGGTGGAGTTTGAACataatatgatgataatgaagaGAATGAATGAGGATGCATGGGCATGGCTGAAGAGATTCAAGCCCGACTCTTGGAGCAAAGCTGGATTTAGTGATTACCCTAAGAATGATAATCTACTAAATAATACTTGTGAGCAGTTTAACTCGAAGATTGTGAAGTTCAGAGGTAAGCCAATCATTACGATGCTTGAAGAGATTAGATGTTATTTGATGGGAAAGATGAATAAGCACAGATTGAGGGCAAATAGCTTTGTGGGTCCAATTTATCCAGTAGCACAGAGTAGACTAGACAAGTTTAGAAAAGATAGTTCATATTGGACTCCCGAATGGGTTGGTGATGCAGATGGTTACAAATTTCAAGTATGGAAAAGGCCCCAATGCAAGGTGGTAGATTTAGGTGCTGGAACTTGTAGTTGTAGAATGTGGCAGTTAACTGGGATACTATGTGCACATGCTATTGCTTGCATGGCTTACAATAATTTGGAACCCGAGAAGTATGTCCACGCATGGTATTCTACTGAACGATGGAGAGCCACTTATGTCCCATACATTGAACCAATTACTAGTGAAAGTGACTGGCACCACACTGAACTGCTACCAATTGAACCACCTGCATTTAAAAGACCGTCTGGAAGGCCTAAGCAAAAGAGAAGGCAATCTCAGGGTGAGGCAAGCAACTCTGTCAACTCCTCCAATGCAACAAGAAAGTATGGTGAGACTCACTGCTCTAGATGTGGAGAGGCTGGGCACAACATTAGGAGATGTACGAATGAAGCCACTAATGATGCTCTAAATAGGAGAGGAAACAGAAGAACAACCAGGGGTCCTAATGCATCTGATTCACAG GTTGAAGCCCCCTTAGGCCCCTCAGGCCCCATTGTAGGGTCTCAAGACTCTATCATCCTTGGACCTAGCGTACCTGTTTCATTGGGATCCATTCGATCAGCTTCACATTCTTCTGCTCAGGTTGATTGA
- the LOC116189540 gene encoding outer envelope membrane protein 7-like: MGKGKQAAVVLGALAFGWLAIEMAFKPFLDRARSAMDRSDPDRDPDDEEAPSSELPAPGQPSPAAASQ; the protein is encoded by the coding sequence aTGGGGAAGGGGAAGCAGGCGGCGGTGGTCTTAGGAGCCCTAGCCTTCGGGTGGCTGGCCATCGAGATGGCCTTCAAGCCGTTCCTCGACAGGGCCCGCTCCGCCATGGACCGCTCCGACCCGGACCGCGACCCTGACGACGAGGAAGCCCCCTCCTCCGAACTCCCAGCCCCAGGCCAACCCTCGCCTGCTGCTGCAAGTCAGTGA